The proteins below are encoded in one region of Candidatus Acidiferrales bacterium:
- a CDS encoding isoaspartyl peptidase/L-asparaginase, with protein sequence MNSQPFSLIVHGGAWNIPDAAVADCRAGIRRALEIGRDILARGGSAMDAVEAAIVVLEDDITFDAGIGSHLNRDGHVQLDAIVMDGATLDAGAVAAVERIRNPIRLARKIMESSDHVLLAGAGAELFARENGFPLCDPAELIIDRERAAWQRCKSEGHSSEFHFGDKHGTVGAVARDARGKIAAGTSTGGTCCKFPGRVGDAPLVGCGCYADAEAGGVSCTGHGEAIMKIVMAKTAADLLHSGKPPQDTAQECIRLLDRRAHGTGGLILLDRDGNPGAAFSTSHMAYGYLERDGSFFIAP encoded by the coding sequence GTGAATTCTCAACCCTTTTCCCTCATCGTTCACGGCGGCGCTTGGAACATTCCAGACGCGGCCGTTGCCGATTGCCGCGCTGGAATTCGCCGCGCGCTGGAAATCGGCCGCGACATTCTCGCCCGTGGCGGCTCGGCAATGGACGCCGTCGAAGCTGCCATCGTCGTTCTCGAAGACGACATCACCTTTGACGCAGGCATCGGTTCGCATCTCAATCGCGATGGCCATGTGCAGCTCGACGCCATCGTCATGGATGGCGCAACGCTCGATGCCGGAGCCGTCGCCGCCGTCGAACGCATCCGCAATCCCATTCGCCTCGCGCGCAAAATCATGGAGTCGAGCGACCATGTGCTTCTCGCCGGCGCTGGCGCGGAATTGTTCGCTCGCGAAAATGGATTTCCGCTCTGCGATCCCGCCGAGTTGATCATCGACCGCGAACGCGCCGCATGGCAGCGGTGCAAAAGCGAAGGCCATTCGTCGGAATTTCACTTCGGCGATAAACACGGAACGGTCGGCGCCGTCGCTCGCGATGCGCGTGGCAAAATCGCCGCGGGTACTTCCACCGGCGGCACGTGCTGCAAATTTCCCGGACGCGTCGGCGACGCGCCGTTGGTGGGCTGCGGATGTTACGCCGATGCGGAGGCCGGCGGAGTTTCCTGCACCGGCCACGGCGAAGCCATCATGAAAATCGTCATGGCCAAGACCGCTGCGGATCTGCTTCACTCCGGCAAGCCGCCGCAGGACACCGCGCAGGAGTGCATTCGCCTGCTGGATCGCCGCGCGCATGGCACCGGCGGCTTGATTCTTCTCGACCGCGACGGCAATCCCGGCGCGGCGTTCAGCACATCGCACATGGCTTACGGTTATCTCGAGCGCGACGGCTCATTCTTCATCGCGCCATAA
- a CDS encoding CDP-alcohol phosphatidyltransferase family protein: protein MRIENFARPFRRILDRAVALLAKARIPASLLTLTGFAFCLAAAVFFGLGRFTAAGIAMIPAAVCDLLARPLARRQPQISLFTAFLKSVLHRYADLAVFLGLLVYYSTVNRFWLALLTGIALAGAVMVSYSQARAESLIDRCRVGFWDRPERLGLLILGAVFGRVPIALLILAIGPNVTVVHRIWHTWKETEGRRAAAEGNVSAAQTSDSKSSQSAQPAAQHEMTELIARTARRGA from the coding sequence ATGCGGATCGAAAATTTTGCCCGGCCGTTTCGCCGGATCTTGGATCGCGCCGTTGCACTCTTGGCGAAGGCGCGCATCCCCGCAAGTCTCCTGACTCTCACCGGATTCGCTTTCTGTCTCGCTGCCGCGGTGTTTTTTGGCCTGGGCCGCTTCACCGCCGCGGGAATCGCCATGATTCCGGCAGCCGTTTGCGATTTGCTTGCCCGCCCGCTGGCGCGCCGTCAGCCGCAAATTAGTTTGTTCACGGCATTTCTGAAGTCCGTTCTGCATCGCTATGCCGATCTCGCCGTGTTCCTCGGCTTGCTGGTTTACTATTCGACGGTCAATCGTTTCTGGCTGGCGCTTTTGACCGGCATCGCCCTCGCCGGCGCTGTGATGGTCAGCTATTCGCAGGCCCGCGCGGAATCTTTGATTGATCGCTGCCGCGTCGGATTTTGGGATCGTCCCGAGCGCCTCGGCCTTCTGATTTTGGGCGCCGTTTTCGGCCGCGTTCCGATCGCCCTGCTGATTCTCGCCATCGGCCCCAACGTGACTGTCGTTCATCGTATCTGGCACACCTGGAAAGAAACCGAAGGCCGCCGCGCTGCTGCCGAAGGGAATGTTTCCGCCGCTCAAACTTCCGACTCCAAGTCGTCCCAATCTGCCCAGCCCGCGGCGCAGCACGAAATGACCGAGCTGATCGCGCGCACCGCAAGGCGAGGCGCGTGA
- the greA gene encoding transcription elongation factor GreA: MTDISERLKKKIQAEIAGLEHELHSELPKELMKARAHGDLSENAEYKYAKERQSFVSARLGQLHHRMAEISLVNLNNLPKDRAAYGSTVTLLDIGKSQKTEYKLVTAEEADVSKGLISTSSPIGRALLGKKVGDEVKVQTPAGLKEFEVTELSTIYDEV, encoded by the coding sequence ATGACAGACATCAGCGAGCGACTCAAAAAGAAAATTCAAGCGGAAATCGCCGGACTCGAGCATGAACTCCACAGCGAGCTTCCCAAGGAGTTGATGAAGGCTCGCGCTCACGGCGATCTTTCCGAAAACGCCGAATACAAATACGCCAAGGAACGCCAGTCCTTCGTTTCCGCCCGGCTCGGCCAGTTGCATCACCGTATGGCTGAAATCTCCCTGGTGAACCTGAATAACCTCCCCAAAGACCGTGCTGCCTATGGGTCAACAGTCACCCTCTTGGATATTGGCAAATCGCAGAAGACCGAGTATAAGCTCGTAACTGCCGAGGAGGCCGACGTGTCCAAGGGCTTGATTTCCACTTCTTCTCCCATTGGCCGCGCGCTTCTGGGCAAAAAAGTCGGCGACGAAGTGAAAGTCCAGACGCCCGCCGGTCTCAAGGAATTTGAAGTTACCGAGCTTTCGACGATCTATGACGAGGTTTAA
- a CDS encoding FliA/WhiG family RNA polymerase sigma factor, with amino-acid sequence MRILVAEDEQPVASCLNKSLEAEKASAEKAQGRSTVAERGREAASFYRPAHAGRPSDRVANADCAAPAAWQMDSGAREHLLLEHLPQVQYIAQRIHAGLPAYVPLEDLIHAGVIGLIEALERFDPKRNVQLQSFAKFRIRGAILDSIRALDWGSRRLRRQGRRIEEAIVKLRGELHRAPSVTEISDELRMETAELQRLLGEIRGLRLGSLDDFDDEPESRAYDAAQYRPDGGENDPFVLHLRSEMKTLMFRAITKLDENERRVLALYYAEEMNMKDVGEMLGVSESRVSQIHSAALLRIRANVREAMKPGEAGESRERSSEIDDACAL; translated from the coding sequence GTGCGCATCCTTGTCGCGGAAGACGAACAGCCCGTCGCGAGCTGTTTGAACAAGAGTCTCGAAGCGGAGAAAGCGAGCGCGGAAAAAGCGCAAGGGCGCAGCACCGTCGCTGAGCGCGGACGAGAGGCAGCATCTTTTTACCGGCCGGCACACGCGGGCAGACCAAGCGACCGCGTGGCGAATGCGGATTGCGCGGCTCCGGCTGCGTGGCAAATGGACTCCGGCGCGCGCGAGCATTTGCTGCTCGAGCATCTTCCGCAGGTGCAGTACATCGCGCAGCGAATTCATGCCGGCTTGCCAGCGTACGTGCCGCTCGAGGATTTAATCCATGCGGGAGTTATTGGATTGATCGAGGCGCTGGAGCGTTTTGATCCGAAAAGGAATGTGCAACTCCAATCTTTCGCGAAGTTCCGCATCCGCGGCGCGATTCTCGACAGCATTCGCGCGCTGGACTGGGGCTCGCGGCGCCTGCGGCGGCAAGGACGACGGATCGAAGAAGCCATCGTGAAATTGAGAGGCGAGCTGCATCGAGCGCCGTCTGTGACTGAGATTTCGGATGAATTGCGGATGGAAACCGCGGAGCTACAGCGCCTGCTCGGCGAAATTCGGGGGTTGCGGCTCGGGAGCCTCGACGATTTTGACGATGAACCGGAAAGCCGCGCGTATGACGCTGCGCAATACCGCCCGGACGGCGGGGAAAACGATCCGTTCGTTCTGCACCTACGCTCAGAGATGAAAACGCTGATGTTCAGAGCCATCACAAAATTGGACGAGAACGAGCGGCGGGTGCTGGCGCTTTACTACGCGGAAGAAATGAATATGAAAGACGTGGGCGAGATGCTAGGCGTCAGCGAGTCGCGCGTTTCGCAGATTCACTCTGCAGCGCTGCTACGGATTCGAGCGAACGTGCGGGAGGCGATGAAGCCGGGTGAGGCTGGCGAATCGCGAGAACGTTCATCCGAAATTGATGATGCATGCGCTCTTTAG